A genome region from Macrotis lagotis isolate mMagLag1 chromosome 4, bilby.v1.9.chrom.fasta, whole genome shotgun sequence includes the following:
- the CIB2 gene encoding calcium and integrin-binding family member 2: protein MGNKQTIFTDEQLDNYQDCSFFNRNDILKLHARYYELAPNIVPMDYRKNPIVTVPMSVIIQMPEFKENPFKERIVASFSEDGEGNLTFNDFVDMFSCLCESAPRELKASYAFKIYDFNNDNFICKKDLELTLARLTKSELEEEEVVLVCDKVIEEADLDGDGKLSYADFEDMIAKSPDFLSTFHIRI from the exons GACTGTTCCTTCTTCAATCGGAATGACATCCTCAA GTTACATGCCCGGTACTACGAGCTAGCACCCAACATTGTGCCCATGGACTACCGCAAGAACCCTATCGTCACTGTGCCCATGTCGGTCATCATCCAAATGCCAGAGTTCAAG GAGAATCCTTTCAAGGAGAGAATTGTGGCATCTTTTTCTGAGGATGGTGAGGGGAACCTCACCTTCAATGACTTTGTGGACATGTTCTCATGCCTCTGTGAGTCGGCCCCCAGGGAACTCAAAGCCAGCTATGCCTTTAAGATCTATG ACTTCAATAATGACAACTTTATCTGCAAAAAAGACCTGGAGCTGACTCTGGCCCGGCTGACCAAGTCTGAattggaggaggaagaggtggTTCTTGTGTGTGATAAGGTCATTGAGGAGGCAGATCTGGATGGAGATGGAAAGCTCAGCTATGCAGACTTTGAAGACATGATTGCTAAGTCCCCTGACTTTCTGAG CACTTTTCACATTCGGATCTGA
- the SH2D7 gene encoding SH2 domain-containing protein 7 isoform X1 yields MEDRTRPSEPEKGLIPMDRESQAMGVLKDIAIKWFMETQAPLILQNGILPEWFHGFITRKQTEELLRDRPIGCFLIRLSDKAMGYVLSYRGYNRCRHFVISQLQNRRYAISGDTCNHPTLTALISYYQGAKIEPFGETLTTACPRPEESSLYDAISLNLLLVNPPESTSPSKEEQELGDLEYLRSSKDKDPKVSPTPKPKISFVHSKKSLEECSWKPSEEDNDLSGEAPPLPKRNSSLLMESFSSRHSGNIIYAELKKMNHNPQSLSMEASEIPHQTPSPGREPQRRLRNPSGEELTLQTRDAPSLASLNATKSLGKKLDPNKKSPTVPHHPKLEHSSPVPISTSPGDRSSRASSPHHQAWCSPESTGSNQGLVIHAVPQLLRSSGSNKSGGPNPPSTHDLMPKGSSFFSLEDQTKVSENHDYEPIPGRLPISAFLPLKTTSNQLEGSRDWMVNAYEKIPGSQAVPMPSLPCNPYEQIPILNVQETKQSHSHKVEKYRRFFFTDRKNKQ; encoded by the exons ATGGAGGACAGGACAAGGCCTTCAGAGCCAGAAAAGGGGCTGATCCCCATGGACAGAGAAAGCCAGGCCATGGGTGTGCTCAAAGACATTGCAATCAAGTGGTTTATGGAGACACAGGCACCCCTCATATTACAAAATGGCATTCTACCAGAGTGGTTCCATGGATTCATTACAAGAAA GCAAACTGAAGAACTGCTTAGAGACAGACCCATTGGCTGCTTTCTCATCAGGTTGAGTGACAAGGCCATGGGCTACGTCCTTTCCTACAG gGGGTACAATCGTTGCCGTCACTTTGTGATCAGTCAGCTTCAGAACCGGAGGTACGCCATCTCTGGGGACACCTGCAACCACCCCACGCTGACTGCCCTCATCAGCTACTACCAGGGAGCAAAGATAGAACCTTTTGGTGAGACTCTCACCACTGCCTGCCCTCGG CCAGAGGAGAGCAGTTTGTATGATGCCATCTCCCTGAACCTCCTGCTGGTCAACCCACCTGAGTCAACCAGTCCCTCCAAAGAGGAACAAGAATTGGGGGACTTAGAATACCTGAGATCTAGTAAAGACAAGGACCCCAAGGTCAGCCCCACTCCAAAGCCCAAGATTTCCTTTGTTCACTCCAAAAAATCCCTGGAAGAATGTTCTTGGAAGCCCTCAGAAGAGGACAATGAT CTCTCAGGAGAAGCACCTCCTCTACCCAAAAGAAATTCTTCTCTCCTGATGGAATCCTTCAGTAGCAGGCACTCAGGAAACATCATCTATGCagagttgaagaaaatgaatcaCAACCCTCAGAGTCTGAGCATGGAGGCCTCAGAGATTCCTCATCAGACCCCTTCTCCTGGCAGAGAACCCCAGAGAAGGCTTAGAAACCCAAGTGGAGAAGAATTGACTCTCCAAACCAGGGATGCCCCATCTCTTGCTTCTTTGAATGCTACCAAGAGCCTGGGGAAAAAGTTGGATCCCAACAAGAAATCTCCCACTGTTCCTCATCACCCCAAGTTGGAGCACAGCTCCCCTGTGCCTATCTCTACCTCTCCTGGAGATAGGAGCTCCAGGGCAAGCTCCCCCCATCATCAGGCTTGGTGCTCCCCTGAATCTACAGGGAGCAACCAGGGATTGGTCATCCATGCTGTTCCTCAATTATTGAGAAGTTCAGGGTCTAATAAGTCTGGAGGCCCCAATCCACCCAGCACCCATGATCTCATGCCAAAGGGGAGCAGCTTCTTTTCTTTAGAAGATCAAACTAAGGTCTCAGAGAACCATGACTATGAACCTATTCCTGGCAGGCTGCCTATATCAGCCTTTCTCCCGCTCAAAACCACCTCTAATCAGCTGGAGGGCTCTAGAGACTGGATGGTTAATGCTTATGAGAAGATTCCAGGAAGCCAGGCAGTGCCCATGCCTTCCTTACCATGTAACCCATATGAGCAGATCCCCATCTTGAATGTCCAGGAGACCAAACAGTCACACTCACATAAG GTTGAAAAATACCGAAGGTTCTTCTTCACAGACCGGAAGAATAAGCAATGA
- the SH2D7 gene encoding SH2 domain-containing protein 7 isoform X3 codes for MRQTEELLRDRPIGCFLIRLSDKAMGYVLSYRGYNRCRHFVISQLQNRRYAISGDTCNHPTLTALISYYQGAKIEPFGETLTTACPRPEESSLYDAISLNLLLVNPPESTSPSKEEQELGDLEYLRSSKDKDPKVSPTPKPKISFVHSKKSLEECSWKPSEEDNDLSGEAPPLPKRNSSLLMESFSSRHSGNIIYAELKKMNHNPQSLSMEASEIPHQTPSPGREPQRRLRNPSGEELTLQTRDAPSLASLNATKSLGKKLDPNKKSPTVPHHPKLEHSSPVPISTSPGDRSSRASSPHHQAWCSPESTGSNQGLVIHAVPQLLRSSGSNKSGGPNPPSTHDLMPKGSSFFSLEDQTKVSENHDYEPIPGRLPISAFLPLKTTSNQLEGSRDWMVNAYEKIPGSQAVPMPSLPCNPYEQIPILNVQETKQSHSHKVEKYRRFFFTDRKNKQ; via the exons GCAAACTGAAGAACTGCTTAGAGACAGACCCATTGGCTGCTTTCTCATCAGGTTGAGTGACAAGGCCATGGGCTACGTCCTTTCCTACAG gGGGTACAATCGTTGCCGTCACTTTGTGATCAGTCAGCTTCAGAACCGGAGGTACGCCATCTCTGGGGACACCTGCAACCACCCCACGCTGACTGCCCTCATCAGCTACTACCAGGGAGCAAAGATAGAACCTTTTGGTGAGACTCTCACCACTGCCTGCCCTCGG CCAGAGGAGAGCAGTTTGTATGATGCCATCTCCCTGAACCTCCTGCTGGTCAACCCACCTGAGTCAACCAGTCCCTCCAAAGAGGAACAAGAATTGGGGGACTTAGAATACCTGAGATCTAGTAAAGACAAGGACCCCAAGGTCAGCCCCACTCCAAAGCCCAAGATTTCCTTTGTTCACTCCAAAAAATCCCTGGAAGAATGTTCTTGGAAGCCCTCAGAAGAGGACAATGAT CTCTCAGGAGAAGCACCTCCTCTACCCAAAAGAAATTCTTCTCTCCTGATGGAATCCTTCAGTAGCAGGCACTCAGGAAACATCATCTATGCagagttgaagaaaatgaatcaCAACCCTCAGAGTCTGAGCATGGAGGCCTCAGAGATTCCTCATCAGACCCCTTCTCCTGGCAGAGAACCCCAGAGAAGGCTTAGAAACCCAAGTGGAGAAGAATTGACTCTCCAAACCAGGGATGCCCCATCTCTTGCTTCTTTGAATGCTACCAAGAGCCTGGGGAAAAAGTTGGATCCCAACAAGAAATCTCCCACTGTTCCTCATCACCCCAAGTTGGAGCACAGCTCCCCTGTGCCTATCTCTACCTCTCCTGGAGATAGGAGCTCCAGGGCAAGCTCCCCCCATCATCAGGCTTGGTGCTCCCCTGAATCTACAGGGAGCAACCAGGGATTGGTCATCCATGCTGTTCCTCAATTATTGAGAAGTTCAGGGTCTAATAAGTCTGGAGGCCCCAATCCACCCAGCACCCATGATCTCATGCCAAAGGGGAGCAGCTTCTTTTCTTTAGAAGATCAAACTAAGGTCTCAGAGAACCATGACTATGAACCTATTCCTGGCAGGCTGCCTATATCAGCCTTTCTCCCGCTCAAAACCACCTCTAATCAGCTGGAGGGCTCTAGAGACTGGATGGTTAATGCTTATGAGAAGATTCCAGGAAGCCAGGCAGTGCCCATGCCTTCCTTACCATGTAACCCATATGAGCAGATCCCCATCTTGAATGTCCAGGAGACCAAACAGTCACACTCACATAAG GTTGAAAAATACCGAAGGTTCTTCTTCACAGACCGGAAGAATAAGCAATGA
- the SH2D7 gene encoding SH2 domain-containing protein 7 isoform X4, whose amino-acid sequence MGYVLSYRGYNRCRHFVISQLQNRRYAISGDTCNHPTLTALISYYQGAKIEPFGETLTTACPRPEESSLYDAISLNLLLVNPPESTSPSKEEQELGDLEYLRSSKDKDPKVSPTPKPKISFVHSKKSLEECSWKPSEEDNDLSGEAPPLPKRNSSLLMESFSSRHSGNIIYAELKKMNHNPQSLSMEASEIPHQTPSPGREPQRRLRNPSGEELTLQTRDAPSLASLNATKSLGKKLDPNKKSPTVPHHPKLEHSSPVPISTSPGDRSSRASSPHHQAWCSPESTGSNQGLVIHAVPQLLRSSGSNKSGGPNPPSTHDLMPKGSSFFSLEDQTKVSENHDYEPIPGRLPISAFLPLKTTSNQLEGSRDWMVNAYEKIPGSQAVPMPSLPCNPYEQIPILNVQETKQSHSHKVEKYRRFFFTDRKNKQ is encoded by the exons ATGGGCTACGTCCTTTCCTACAG gGGGTACAATCGTTGCCGTCACTTTGTGATCAGTCAGCTTCAGAACCGGAGGTACGCCATCTCTGGGGACACCTGCAACCACCCCACGCTGACTGCCCTCATCAGCTACTACCAGGGAGCAAAGATAGAACCTTTTGGTGAGACTCTCACCACTGCCTGCCCTCGG CCAGAGGAGAGCAGTTTGTATGATGCCATCTCCCTGAACCTCCTGCTGGTCAACCCACCTGAGTCAACCAGTCCCTCCAAAGAGGAACAAGAATTGGGGGACTTAGAATACCTGAGATCTAGTAAAGACAAGGACCCCAAGGTCAGCCCCACTCCAAAGCCCAAGATTTCCTTTGTTCACTCCAAAAAATCCCTGGAAGAATGTTCTTGGAAGCCCTCAGAAGAGGACAATGAT CTCTCAGGAGAAGCACCTCCTCTACCCAAAAGAAATTCTTCTCTCCTGATGGAATCCTTCAGTAGCAGGCACTCAGGAAACATCATCTATGCagagttgaagaaaatgaatcaCAACCCTCAGAGTCTGAGCATGGAGGCCTCAGAGATTCCTCATCAGACCCCTTCTCCTGGCAGAGAACCCCAGAGAAGGCTTAGAAACCCAAGTGGAGAAGAATTGACTCTCCAAACCAGGGATGCCCCATCTCTTGCTTCTTTGAATGCTACCAAGAGCCTGGGGAAAAAGTTGGATCCCAACAAGAAATCTCCCACTGTTCCTCATCACCCCAAGTTGGAGCACAGCTCCCCTGTGCCTATCTCTACCTCTCCTGGAGATAGGAGCTCCAGGGCAAGCTCCCCCCATCATCAGGCTTGGTGCTCCCCTGAATCTACAGGGAGCAACCAGGGATTGGTCATCCATGCTGTTCCTCAATTATTGAGAAGTTCAGGGTCTAATAAGTCTGGAGGCCCCAATCCACCCAGCACCCATGATCTCATGCCAAAGGGGAGCAGCTTCTTTTCTTTAGAAGATCAAACTAAGGTCTCAGAGAACCATGACTATGAACCTATTCCTGGCAGGCTGCCTATATCAGCCTTTCTCCCGCTCAAAACCACCTCTAATCAGCTGGAGGGCTCTAGAGACTGGATGGTTAATGCTTATGAGAAGATTCCAGGAAGCCAGGCAGTGCCCATGCCTTCCTTACCATGTAACCCATATGAGCAGATCCCCATCTTGAATGTCCAGGAGACCAAACAGTCACACTCACATAAG GTTGAAAAATACCGAAGGTTCTTCTTCACAGACCGGAAGAATAAGCAATGA
- the SH2D7 gene encoding SH2 domain-containing protein 7 isoform X2 has product MDQCLKQWQTEELLRDRPIGCFLIRLSDKAMGYVLSYRGYNRCRHFVISQLQNRRYAISGDTCNHPTLTALISYYQGAKIEPFGETLTTACPRPEESSLYDAISLNLLLVNPPESTSPSKEEQELGDLEYLRSSKDKDPKVSPTPKPKISFVHSKKSLEECSWKPSEEDNDLSGEAPPLPKRNSSLLMESFSSRHSGNIIYAELKKMNHNPQSLSMEASEIPHQTPSPGREPQRRLRNPSGEELTLQTRDAPSLASLNATKSLGKKLDPNKKSPTVPHHPKLEHSSPVPISTSPGDRSSRASSPHHQAWCSPESTGSNQGLVIHAVPQLLRSSGSNKSGGPNPPSTHDLMPKGSSFFSLEDQTKVSENHDYEPIPGRLPISAFLPLKTTSNQLEGSRDWMVNAYEKIPGSQAVPMPSLPCNPYEQIPILNVQETKQSHSHKVEKYRRFFFTDRKNKQ; this is encoded by the exons GCAAACTGAAGAACTGCTTAGAGACAGACCCATTGGCTGCTTTCTCATCAGGTTGAGTGACAAGGCCATGGGCTACGTCCTTTCCTACAG gGGGTACAATCGTTGCCGTCACTTTGTGATCAGTCAGCTTCAGAACCGGAGGTACGCCATCTCTGGGGACACCTGCAACCACCCCACGCTGACTGCCCTCATCAGCTACTACCAGGGAGCAAAGATAGAACCTTTTGGTGAGACTCTCACCACTGCCTGCCCTCGG CCAGAGGAGAGCAGTTTGTATGATGCCATCTCCCTGAACCTCCTGCTGGTCAACCCACCTGAGTCAACCAGTCCCTCCAAAGAGGAACAAGAATTGGGGGACTTAGAATACCTGAGATCTAGTAAAGACAAGGACCCCAAGGTCAGCCCCACTCCAAAGCCCAAGATTTCCTTTGTTCACTCCAAAAAATCCCTGGAAGAATGTTCTTGGAAGCCCTCAGAAGAGGACAATGAT CTCTCAGGAGAAGCACCTCCTCTACCCAAAAGAAATTCTTCTCTCCTGATGGAATCCTTCAGTAGCAGGCACTCAGGAAACATCATCTATGCagagttgaagaaaatgaatcaCAACCCTCAGAGTCTGAGCATGGAGGCCTCAGAGATTCCTCATCAGACCCCTTCTCCTGGCAGAGAACCCCAGAGAAGGCTTAGAAACCCAAGTGGAGAAGAATTGACTCTCCAAACCAGGGATGCCCCATCTCTTGCTTCTTTGAATGCTACCAAGAGCCTGGGGAAAAAGTTGGATCCCAACAAGAAATCTCCCACTGTTCCTCATCACCCCAAGTTGGAGCACAGCTCCCCTGTGCCTATCTCTACCTCTCCTGGAGATAGGAGCTCCAGGGCAAGCTCCCCCCATCATCAGGCTTGGTGCTCCCCTGAATCTACAGGGAGCAACCAGGGATTGGTCATCCATGCTGTTCCTCAATTATTGAGAAGTTCAGGGTCTAATAAGTCTGGAGGCCCCAATCCACCCAGCACCCATGATCTCATGCCAAAGGGGAGCAGCTTCTTTTCTTTAGAAGATCAAACTAAGGTCTCAGAGAACCATGACTATGAACCTATTCCTGGCAGGCTGCCTATATCAGCCTTTCTCCCGCTCAAAACCACCTCTAATCAGCTGGAGGGCTCTAGAGACTGGATGGTTAATGCTTATGAGAAGATTCCAGGAAGCCAGGCAGTGCCCATGCCTTCCTTACCATGTAACCCATATGAGCAGATCCCCATCTTGAATGTCCAGGAGACCAAACAGTCACACTCACATAAG GTTGAAAAATACCGAAGGTTCTTCTTCACAGACCGGAAGAATAAGCAATGA